The Sinorhizobium meliloti genome includes a window with the following:
- a CDS encoding glutathione S-transferase family protein: MITLYDYELSGNCYKLRLLMSMLGIEYKTVPVDFYPGREHKSDWFLKLNPLGQLPVIEDDGLVLRDAQAILVYIGSKYDPSGTWYPRDNPALLGEISQWLAFADGITGTASAARLHDGLFYELDVEAARAGAHRLFRILDEHLWFGEQEGRDWICSAPHPTVADIACFPYIMLSEEGGIPRQDYPAIRRWCDRLKRIKGFTVMSGIFPAGPARAA; encoded by the coding sequence ATGATCACCCTCTACGATTACGAACTCTCGGGCAACTGCTACAAGCTCAGACTTCTGATGAGCATGCTCGGCATCGAGTACAAGACGGTACCGGTCGATTTCTATCCCGGCCGCGAACACAAGTCGGATTGGTTCCTGAAGCTCAATCCGCTTGGACAACTCCCGGTGATCGAGGATGACGGACTGGTGCTGCGCGACGCGCAGGCGATCCTCGTCTACATCGGCTCCAAATATGATCCTTCCGGCACCTGGTATCCGCGTGACAACCCGGCGCTGCTCGGCGAGATCAGTCAGTGGCTCGCCTTTGCGGACGGGATCACGGGCACGGCTTCGGCCGCGCGTCTCCATGACGGCCTGTTCTACGAACTGGACGTCGAGGCGGCTCGGGCCGGTGCGCATAGGCTGTTTCGCATCCTCGACGAGCATCTCTGGTTCGGCGAGCAGGAAGGGCGCGACTGGATCTGCTCGGCCCCACACCCGACCGTCGCTGACATCGCCTGTTTCCCCTACATCATGCTGTCGGAAGAGGGGGGCATTCCCCGGCAGGACTATCCGGCAATCCGTCGTTGGTGCGATCGCCTCAAGCGGATCAAAGGCTTCACGGTCATGTCGGGGATTTTTCCTGCCGGCCCGGCGCGTGCCGCTTGA
- a CDS encoding GcvT family protein has translation MRSHAQAVVIGGGLIGCSILYHLTKLGWSDVVLLERSELTSGSTWHAAANIHGLHDSTNISLLQHYTMALYKELEVETGQGCGIFQPGSLYLAQTEAREHQLRLQEAKARRYKMNFYEIGRDEAERLHPLVNFDGIRCIMYEPEGGNVDPSGVTMAYAAGARRRGAEIHRFTPVTGTEAQADGSWIVRTPKGDIRTRWVVNAAGLWGREVAAMAGLELPLMPTEHQYFVTETIAEIAALDRRLPSVADRDGEYYLRQEGLGLLIGAYERDMRFWAEDGTPLGFGHELFPDDLERIEENMMRAIDRVPVVGTAGIKRVINGPMIWSPDSAVLFGPVPEMTNYFCCNGIIPGFSQSGGMGKLAAEWMIEGEPSLDMFGWDMARFGHWANKAFTKARVQDQYSHRFKIHFPNEERAAGRPVRTRPAYEKQKATGAVFGLNFGWEHPLWFSAEGEPKEETIGFTRQNWWAPVGREARMLRESAGIIDISNFAKYAVKGAGASDWLNALFANRMPTGVGRSCLTPLIGKRGGIAGDFTVTKLGDDEFMIFGSGMAERYHQRFFNAVPLPDDTTFTSLTERLCAFNIAGPKSRELLMRLTNDDLSNENFSFMRSRRMRVAGVEVIALRVSFTGDLGWELYCDAERQVALYDALLEAGADLGAGPVGSRALASLRIEKGYGSWSREYSPEYWPQECALDRLIKLDKDVFLNKAPYQEIAGKLPRQKLAMISIDATDADATGGEPIFLRDGTPIGQVSSGAYGYTVGMSLALCYIKAEMAKPGNKVSVAILGRAHDAVILERPPFDPAGERLRM, from the coding sequence ATGCGCTCCCACGCTCAAGCGGTCGTCATCGGCGGCGGTCTCATCGGCTGCTCCATTCTCTACCATCTCACCAAGCTCGGCTGGTCCGACGTCGTGCTTCTCGAGCGGAGCGAACTGACATCAGGGTCGACCTGGCATGCGGCCGCCAACATCCACGGCCTGCACGACTCCACCAATATCAGCCTGCTTCAGCATTATACGATGGCGCTCTACAAGGAGCTGGAGGTCGAGACCGGGCAAGGATGCGGCATCTTCCAGCCGGGATCGCTCTATCTTGCTCAGACCGAGGCGCGCGAGCACCAGCTCCGGCTCCAAGAGGCCAAGGCGCGCCGCTACAAGATGAACTTCTACGAGATCGGCCGTGACGAGGCCGAGCGGCTGCATCCGCTCGTCAACTTCGACGGCATCCGCTGCATCATGTACGAGCCGGAGGGCGGCAATGTCGACCCCTCCGGTGTGACGATGGCCTATGCCGCAGGCGCGCGCAGGCGCGGCGCCGAAATACACCGCTTCACGCCCGTCACCGGTACGGAGGCGCAAGCGGACGGCAGCTGGATCGTGCGCACCCCGAAAGGCGACATACGCACCCGGTGGGTGGTCAACGCCGCAGGATTGTGGGGCCGTGAAGTCGCCGCCATGGCGGGCCTCGAACTTCCGCTGATGCCGACGGAACACCAGTATTTCGTCACCGAGACCATAGCGGAGATCGCCGCCCTTGACCGGCGGCTTCCCTCCGTCGCTGATCGCGACGGCGAGTATTACCTGCGGCAGGAGGGCCTGGGCCTCCTGATCGGCGCCTATGAGCGCGACATGCGCTTCTGGGCCGAGGACGGCACGCCGCTCGGTTTCGGTCACGAACTCTTCCCCGACGACCTTGAACGCATCGAGGAAAATATGATGCGCGCGATCGATCGCGTGCCGGTGGTCGGAACGGCGGGCATCAAGCGCGTCATCAACGGGCCGATGATCTGGTCGCCAGATAGCGCGGTCCTCTTCGGTCCGGTACCGGAAATGACGAATTATTTCTGCTGCAACGGCATCATCCCCGGATTCTCGCAGTCGGGCGGGATGGGCAAGCTTGCAGCGGAATGGATGATCGAGGGCGAGCCGTCGCTCGACATGTTCGGCTGGGACATGGCGCGCTTCGGTCACTGGGCGAACAAGGCCTTCACCAAGGCGCGCGTCCAGGACCAGTACAGCCACCGTTTCAAGATCCACTTTCCCAATGAGGAGCGGGCAGCCGGACGACCCGTTCGCACCCGGCCGGCTTATGAGAAACAGAAGGCAACGGGCGCCGTCTTCGGCCTGAATTTCGGCTGGGAGCATCCGCTCTGGTTTTCCGCCGAGGGCGAGCCGAAGGAAGAGACGATCGGTTTTACCCGCCAGAACTGGTGGGCGCCCGTCGGCCGCGAGGCCCGCATGCTGCGCGAAAGCGCCGGCATTATCGACATCTCGAACTTTGCGAAATACGCAGTGAAGGGAGCGGGTGCCTCCGACTGGCTGAACGCGCTTTTTGCCAACCGCATGCCTACTGGGGTCGGCCGCTCGTGCCTGACGCCTCTCATCGGCAAGCGGGGCGGCATCGCCGGGGATTTCACGGTGACGAAGCTCGGCGACGACGAGTTCATGATCTTCGGCTCAGGCATGGCGGAACGCTACCATCAGCGCTTCTTCAATGCGGTTCCGCTTCCCGACGACACGACCTTCACCTCGCTCACGGAGCGCCTTTGCGCCTTCAACATCGCCGGGCCGAAATCGCGCGAATTGCTGATGCGCCTGACGAATGACGACCTTTCCAACGAGAACTTCTCCTTCATGCGGTCGCGCAGGATGCGCGTCGCTGGCGTCGAGGTCATCGCGCTGCGCGTCTCGTTCACCGGCGATCTCGGCTGGGAACTCTACTGCGACGCCGAAAGGCAGGTCGCGCTCTACGACGCCTTGCTGGAAGCCGGCGCGGATCTCGGCGCGGGTCCGGTCGGCTCACGCGCACTCGCCTCGCTGCGCATCGAAAAGGGCTATGGCAGCTGGAGCCGCGAGTATTCGCCGGAATACTGGCCGCAGGAATGCGCTCTCGACCGGCTGATCAAGCTCGACAAGGACGTGTTCCTGAACAAGGCCCCTTACCAGGAAATCGCAGGGAAGCTTCCGAGGCAGAAGCTCGCCATGATATCGATCGACGCCACGGATGCGGACGCCACCGGCGGCGAGCCGATCTTTCTCCGGGACGGCACCCCGATCGGCCAGGTTTCATCCGGCGCCTACGGCTATACGGTCGGCATGTCGCTAGCGCTCTGCTACATCAAGGCTGAAATGGCGAAACCGGGTAACAAGGTGAGTGTTGCGATCCTCGGCCGCGCCCATGACGCAGTCATCCTGGAACGGCCGCCCTTCGACCCCGCAGGCGAAAGGCTTCGAATGTGA
- a CDS encoding xanthine dehydrogenase family protein molybdopterin-binding subunit — MNDMTPVTSEITASEIGKPFKLSRRGFLGASLGALVLGVTLPAGRARAQAAAAAITPGTRISAFLEILPDETVLFRSAFIEGGQGIFTAMAQIVGEELDVDPMQFVVEGAPPGPDYLLTGGGRFTGGSMSVRMSYDAMRKLGASARHMLIQAAAVRLRVPVSELSTEPGRVVHGASGRTLPYGEIADAAAGLPLPTNVVLRARADFRWIGKPVARLDVRDKSTGKARYAIDLKVDGMLHAAVQHSPRLGGEPGALQNEADVRGMPGVHSIHSLPGTVAVVADSWWRARMAAEALQVTWTEPTRGTAHVMPADFSTEAHMAMLKATPGEGVAYETVGNAATALGDAARVVEATYDAPYLVHGQLEPPSALARWNDDGSLDLWVPNQAPEMFQAEAAKVAGIAPEKVTIHSPMLGGFFGRHFLYQTANPFPQAILLAKAVARPVKLIWSREEEFLRDTLRPMGAVRFRAGLDAEGLPVALEAVAVGEGPTGRWFGRQPDKVDSSSVEGIAGKVYSIPNRHVGQVHVDDPTIIGFWRSVGHSMNDFFYETFFDEMADAGQQDPYELRRRLLADSPRHRALLEAVAELSGGWRRGPFMADDGTRRARGVAMASPFGSEVATIAEVSLRSGEVVVHDVWVAIDPGSIVNPAIIEAQVNSAVALGLSSALLEEVVYVDGMPQARNYDGYPILTPDRMPRVHVRIVASGAPMGGIGEPGLPGVPPAIANAVSVLAGRRVRSLPLSKHDFKGVDG; from the coding sequence ATGAACGACATGACACCGGTTACCTCTGAAATCACTGCCAGCGAGATCGGCAAGCCCTTCAAGCTTTCTCGGCGAGGCTTTCTCGGCGCCTCGCTCGGCGCCCTCGTCCTCGGCGTCACTCTTCCGGCCGGCCGGGCCAGAGCGCAGGCAGCCGCTGCGGCCATAACGCCCGGCACCCGGATTTCCGCATTTCTGGAGATCCTGCCCGACGAGACCGTCCTGTTCCGCAGTGCTTTCATCGAGGGAGGGCAGGGCATATTCACCGCCATGGCGCAGATCGTCGGTGAGGAACTGGACGTCGACCCGATGCAGTTCGTCGTCGAAGGCGCGCCTCCGGGTCCCGATTATCTGCTGACCGGCGGCGGGCGGTTCACCGGCGGCAGCATGTCCGTGCGCATGAGCTACGACGCCATGCGTAAGCTCGGCGCTTCCGCGCGCCACATGCTCATTCAAGCCGCTGCGGTACGGCTGCGCGTGCCGGTATCGGAGCTGTCGACGGAGCCCGGCCGCGTCGTGCACGGCGCTTCGGGGCGGACCCTTCCATACGGTGAGATCGCGGATGCGGCAGCGGGCTTGCCGCTCCCCACCAATGTCGTGCTGCGCGCTCGCGCAGACTTCCGCTGGATCGGCAAGCCGGTCGCGCGGCTCGATGTGCGCGACAAGTCGACGGGCAAGGCTCGGTACGCAATCGATTTGAAAGTCGACGGAATGCTGCATGCCGCGGTCCAGCACAGCCCGCGTCTCGGTGGCGAGCCCGGTGCTTTGCAGAATGAAGCGGACGTGCGCGGCATGCCCGGCGTCCATTCCATTCACAGCCTGCCCGGCACCGTCGCCGTGGTCGCCGATAGCTGGTGGCGCGCGCGCATGGCAGCCGAAGCCCTGCAGGTGACCTGGACGGAGCCGACTCGCGGAACGGCCCACGTCATGCCGGCGGATTTTTCCACCGAGGCGCACATGGCGATGCTGAAGGCGACGCCGGGGGAGGGCGTCGCCTACGAGACCGTCGGGAATGCTGCAACAGCGCTTGGTGATGCTGCGCGGGTGGTCGAGGCGACTTATGACGCGCCATATCTGGTGCATGGGCAACTCGAGCCGCCATCCGCGCTTGCGCGCTGGAACGACGACGGCTCGCTCGACCTCTGGGTTCCCAATCAGGCACCGGAGATGTTTCAGGCAGAGGCCGCGAAGGTAGCCGGCATCGCGCCGGAGAAGGTCACCATCCACTCGCCGATGCTCGGCGGCTTCTTCGGGAGGCATTTCCTCTATCAAACGGCCAATCCGTTCCCACAGGCGATCCTGCTTGCAAAGGCTGTCGCTCGGCCGGTCAAACTCATCTGGAGCCGCGAGGAGGAGTTCCTGCGAGACACCCTGAGGCCGATGGGCGCCGTTCGTTTCCGCGCCGGGCTCGACGCCGAAGGATTGCCGGTGGCACTGGAGGCGGTGGCGGTGGGCGAAGGTCCGACGGGCCGCTGGTTCGGCCGCCAGCCGGACAAGGTCGATAGTTCTTCCGTCGAGGGCATTGCGGGCAAAGTCTATTCGATCCCCAACCGGCATGTCGGCCAGGTTCATGTGGACGACCCCACGATCATCGGCTTCTGGCGGTCCGTCGGTCACTCGATGAACGACTTCTTCTACGAGACGTTCTTCGACGAGATGGCCGATGCGGGTCAGCAGGATCCTTACGAATTGCGGCGGCGTCTCCTCGCGGACAGCCCGCGGCACAGAGCCCTGCTGGAAGCCGTGGCCGAGCTCTCCGGCGGTTGGCGGCGAGGACCGTTCATGGCGGACGACGGCACGCGCCGCGCCCGGGGCGTGGCCATGGCCTCACCCTTCGGCAGCGAGGTGGCGACGATTGCCGAAGTGTCGTTGCGGAGCGGCGAGGTCGTCGTGCACGACGTCTGGGTGGCTATCGATCCGGGCAGTATCGTCAATCCGGCGATTATCGAGGCACAGGTGAACTCGGCCGTCGCGCTCGGACTTTCCTCGGCTTTGCTGGAAGAGGTCGTCTATGTCGACGGCATGCCGCAGGCCCGCAACTACGATGGCTATCCGATTTTGACGCCGGATCGCATGCCGCGGGTTCATGTGCGGATCGTAGCAAGCGGCGCTCCCATGGGCGGCATTGGCGAGCCCGGTTTGCCCGGGGTGCCTCCGGCCATCGCAAACGCCGTTTCCGTTCTGGCAGGCCGGCGCGTTCGAAGCCTGCCGCTGTCCAAACACGATTTCAAAGGAGTCGACGGTTGA
- a CDS encoding pyridoxal-phosphate-dependent aminotransferase family protein: MNAFSPPPRLLMGPGPSNVSPEVLAAQARPTIGHLDPSFVGLMDRIKDQLRLAFRTDNRVTFPLSAPASLAMEMALVTLLEPGDTAIIAQNGVFGGRMAEIARRAGAEVRLVSVEWGKPVDPEAVRASILEAPQAKLLAFVHAETSTGVRSDAASLCALAREAGLLSVVDTVTGLGGIPVSVDEWQADAVYAGTQKCLSAPPGLAPITFSDRAVSAVKARKTPIQSWFLDLGLMLGYWEGEGARSYHHTAPVNALYGLHESLSRLLGEGLETAWARHRAAHDRLVERLQGLGIALVVDKEHRLPQLNTVWLPEGVKDVPERRRLLDEFGIEIGGGLGPLAGRIWRIGLMGETCRIENVDRLAEAIAAVLP, from the coding sequence ATGAATGCTTTTTCCCCGCCGCCCCGCCTGCTGATGGGCCCCGGTCCCTCCAACGTCTCGCCGGAAGTGCTCGCGGCACAGGCGCGACCGACGATCGGCCATCTCGACCCCAGCTTCGTGGGATTGATGGACCGCATCAAGGATCAACTCCGCCTCGCTTTCCGAACAGATAACCGTGTGACTTTCCCCCTATCGGCCCCGGCATCGCTCGCCATGGAGATGGCGTTGGTGACGCTGCTCGAGCCAGGCGACACCGCCATCATCGCGCAAAACGGCGTGTTCGGAGGACGCATGGCCGAAATTGCCCGGCGCGCGGGCGCGGAGGTACGGCTGGTTTCCGTCGAATGGGGCAAGCCTGTTGACCCCGAGGCGGTTCGCGCGTCGATTCTGGAGGCACCGCAGGCCAAGCTGCTCGCTTTCGTGCACGCGGAGACTTCGACCGGAGTGCGATCGGATGCGGCCTCCCTCTGTGCCCTCGCGCGCGAAGCGGGGTTGCTGTCGGTCGTGGATACCGTTACGGGCCTCGGCGGGATTCCGGTGTCGGTTGACGAATGGCAGGCGGACGCCGTCTATGCCGGTACGCAGAAATGTCTGTCCGCGCCGCCAGGCCTTGCGCCGATCACCTTTTCCGATCGCGCCGTCTCGGCAGTGAAGGCGCGCAAGACGCCAATCCAGAGCTGGTTCCTCGATCTCGGTCTTATGCTTGGGTACTGGGAGGGGGAGGGTGCCAGATCCTATCACCACACCGCGCCGGTCAATGCGCTTTACGGCCTGCACGAAAGCCTTTCCCGCCTGCTGGGCGAAGGCTTGGAGACTGCCTGGGCGCGTCACCGCGCCGCCCATGACCGGCTGGTCGAACGGTTACAAGGGCTGGGCATCGCCTTAGTCGTCGACAAGGAGCACCGACTGCCGCAGCTGAATACGGTTTGGCTCCCGGAAGGCGTGAAGGACGTGCCCGAGCGAAGACGGCTGCTTGACGAATTCGGGATCGAGATCGGCGGAGGACTCGGGCCGCTCGCCGGGCGCATCTGGCGCATCGGACTGATGGGCGAGACTTGTCGGATCGAGAATGTCGATCGCTTGGCCGAAGCGATCGCGGCAGTTCTGCCGTAG
- a CDS encoding c-type cytochrome, with protein sequence MNKVVIAALVSLAVSGHATPALSQEAAPGQKLFQQRCGACHQLETPRNGVGPHLLGVVGRTAGSVDGFRYSAALKGSGFAWTAETLETFLSNPAAMVRGTRMAQRFNNADERRAIIAFLRAQ encoded by the coding sequence TTGAACAAGGTCGTCATTGCTGCGCTCGTTTCTCTTGCTGTTTCAGGCCACGCCACGCCGGCTCTGTCTCAGGAGGCTGCGCCAGGTCAGAAGCTGTTTCAGCAACGCTGCGGTGCGTGCCATCAGCTCGAGACACCTCGAAACGGCGTCGGACCGCATCTGCTGGGTGTCGTCGGCCGAACGGCCGGCAGCGTTGACGGCTTCAGGTATTCCGCGGCTCTTAAAGGTTCCGGTTTCGCATGGACCGCCGAAACGCTGGAAACCTTCCTGAGCAATCCCGCCGCGATGGTTCGCGGAACGCGCATGGCCCAGCGTTTCAACAACGCCGACGAGCGTCGAGCGATCATCGCGTTCCTTAGGGCGCAATAG
- a CDS encoding (2Fe-2S)-binding protein: protein MELTTNGFRHQVDIEPDTPLLWVLRDELGMTGTKYGCGLAQCGACTVLVDGQATRSCVTAVESVAGSEIMTIEAITEDPVGQKVVEAWVSNQVPQCGYCQSGQVMAATALIKQSPRPSDEDIAGAMINLCRCGTYNAIAAAVRQAAEA, encoded by the coding sequence ATGGAACTCACCACCAACGGCTTTAGACACCAGGTGGACATCGAGCCGGATACGCCGCTGCTCTGGGTTCTTCGCGATGAACTCGGCATGACCGGAACCAAATATGGTTGCGGCCTCGCCCAGTGCGGCGCCTGCACGGTTCTCGTCGACGGACAGGCGACGCGCTCCTGCGTCACTGCGGTGGAGAGCGTTGCCGGTTCCGAGATCATGACCATCGAGGCCATCACCGAAGATCCAGTGGGCCAGAAAGTAGTCGAGGCATGGGTTTCCAATCAGGTACCTCAATGCGGCTACTGTCAGTCGGGCCAGGTCATGGCCGCGACGGCGCTCATAAAGCAGAGTCCTCGGCCGAGCGACGAGGACATTGCCGGCGCAATGATCAATCTCTGTCGCTGTGGCACCTATAACGCCATTGCGGCTGCCGTCCGGCAGGCCGCTGAGGCTTGA
- a CDS encoding cyclophilin-like fold protein, whose protein sequence is MIGGAITRAVLPRLVWAQKETNMKMRIAFADHVFTATLYDSPPARDLWSMLPLELEIDNYANNEKIAYLPRKLTEEGSGSFSNEAPGDLCYYAPWGNLAFFYAGYRYSAGLIRLGRLDGGVEPLLTRGKFPLRIERLS, encoded by the coding sequence TTGATCGGCGGCGCCATCACCAGGGCCGTACTGCCGCGCCTGGTATGGGCTCAAAAGGAGACTAACATGAAGATGCGCATTGCCTTTGCCGATCACGTGTTCACGGCTACGCTCTACGACAGCCCCCCGGCGCGCGACCTCTGGTCGATGCTCCCGCTCGAGCTGGAGATCGACAATTACGCCAACAACGAGAAGATCGCCTATCTGCCCCGAAAGCTGACGGAGGAAGGCAGCGGTTCGTTCTCCAACGAAGCCCCGGGCGACCTCTGCTACTATGCTCCCTGGGGTAATCTGGCATTCTTCTACGCTGGCTATCGCTACTCGGCCGGTCTGATCCGGCTTGGCCGGCTGGATGGCGGCGTCGAACCTTTGCTCACACGCGGAAAGTTTCCACTCCGCATCGAACGACTGTCCTGA
- a CDS encoding LysR substrate-binding domain-containing protein, with amino-acid sequence MKPPPPLNYIRSFECSARHLSFTEAASELGYTQAAISNHVRALEQYLGRQLFIRYPRSLKLTEMGEAFLPTLRQALNQIDFATEAVLASARNKTVVISCPTSLAENWLARCVAGFSRKHPDVEILLHGTIWEDSTEQIADILISIRRFDNMPASGMQLWNDRLVLLCAPQLVHGQNAIRTPADVLKSNWIAVHGRQEFWQEMADALGIDASANDKRLSTNSTNIALEMAASGAGCIVTTQSLARTYVDRGLLVEPFQIRTRSAWNYYLAEGQASKGTTVSKVRDWIIAEAQKVIG; translated from the coding sequence ATGAAGCCGCCGCCGCCATTGAACTACATCCGCTCCTTCGAGTGCTCTGCCCGGCATCTCAGCTTCACCGAGGCGGCCAGCGAACTGGGCTATACGCAGGCCGCCATCAGCAATCATGTGCGGGCGCTCGAGCAATATCTCGGGCGCCAGCTCTTCATCCGCTATCCGCGCAGCCTCAAGCTGACCGAGATGGGCGAGGCCTTTCTTCCCACCCTGCGCCAGGCTCTGAACCAGATCGATTTCGCTACGGAAGCGGTTCTTGCGTCGGCACGCAACAAAACCGTCGTCATCTCCTGCCCAACGAGCCTTGCCGAAAACTGGCTGGCAAGGTGCGTGGCCGGGTTCAGCAGGAAACATCCCGACGTGGAAATCCTTCTGCACGGTACGATCTGGGAGGATTCGACCGAGCAAATCGCCGACATCCTGATTTCGATCCGACGATTCGACAACATGCCGGCAAGCGGCATGCAATTGTGGAACGACCGGCTTGTGCTTCTATGCGCGCCCCAGCTCGTCCACGGCCAGAATGCAATCAGGACGCCGGCCGACGTTCTTAAATCGAATTGGATCGCCGTGCACGGGCGGCAGGAGTTCTGGCAGGAAATGGCCGATGCGCTCGGCATAGATGCATCCGCAAACGACAAGCGGCTTTCCACCAATTCCACCAATATCGCGCTGGAAATGGCGGCGAGCGGCGCCGGCTGCATCGTGACCACCCAGTCGCTCGCGCGGACCTATGTGGATCGCGGCCTGCTCGTCGAGCCGTTTCAGATCCGCACCAGGAGCGCGTGGAACTACTACCTCGCCGAAGGACAGGCGTCGAAAGGAACGACCGTCTCGAAGGTGCGCGACTGGATCATCGCCGAGGCTCAGAAGGTGATCGGCTGA
- a CDS encoding LysR family transcriptional regulator: MPKEDFNDLLWFLAVAEERSFTRAAAKLGITQSTLSHTIKRLETRMGLRLLTRTTRSVAVTEAGERLLRSLAPRISAIRDEIAALMAFRDKPSGSVKITLSDHALESLVWPKLQPVLLEYPDIRLELSRDNGFRNIVEDGFDAGIRLGESVEKDMIAVRIGPDWRLLAVASPDYLADRPLPEHPQELIQHNCINSRQATGGGHYVWEFEKNGQELRVRVDGQLTFNSSYPMVDAAMKGHGIAYLPEDLVAGHIAAGRLVALLEPWSPPFAGYYIYYPSRHHNSPAFKVIVDALRHHGTPDSEGTRDA; this comes from the coding sequence ATGCCCAAGGAAGACTTCAACGATCTGCTGTGGTTTCTCGCCGTGGCCGAGGAGCGCAGCTTCACCAGGGCCGCTGCCAAGCTCGGCATAACCCAATCGACGCTCAGTCACACGATCAAGCGCCTCGAAACGAGGATGGGCCTGAGGCTTCTGACCAGGACCACCCGGAGCGTTGCCGTGACGGAAGCTGGCGAGCGCCTGCTTCGTTCGCTGGCGCCGCGGATATCGGCCATAAGGGACGAAATCGCGGCCCTTATGGCCTTTCGCGACAAACCGTCCGGCTCGGTCAAAATCACTTTGTCCGACCACGCCCTGGAGAGCCTCGTCTGGCCGAAACTACAGCCGGTTCTTCTGGAATACCCCGACATTCGGCTCGAGTTGAGCAGGGACAACGGCTTCAGGAACATCGTGGAAGATGGTTTCGACGCAGGCATTCGCCTCGGCGAGAGCGTCGAAAAGGACATGATCGCGGTCCGTATCGGACCGGACTGGCGGCTTCTGGCAGTGGCTTCGCCCGACTACCTGGCAGATCGTCCGTTGCCAGAGCATCCACAGGAACTGATCCAGCACAATTGCATCAACTCGCGCCAGGCAACAGGCGGCGGACATTATGTATGGGAGTTCGAGAAGAACGGGCAAGAGCTCCGCGTCAGGGTCGACGGACAACTCACCTTCAATAGCTCATACCCCATGGTCGATGCCGCCATGAAAGGTCACGGCATAGCCTATCTGCCGGAAGATCTCGTCGCGGGGCACATTGCGGCAGGACGCCTGGTAGCGCTGCTCGAGCCCTGGTCGCCTCCGTTTGCCGGGTACTACATTTACTACCCTAGCCGACACCACAACTCACCCGCATTCAAGGTGATCGTGGACGCCCTGCGACACCATGGCACACCAGATTCCGAGGGAACGCGAGATGCTTAA